Part of the Anopheles gambiae chromosome 3, idAnoGambNW_F1_1, whole genome shotgun sequence genome is shown below.
GCTCCGCGTCGGCCGAGCTGCGGCTGCTGAAGGCGGACCGGAGCGCGGAACCGTTCATCCGCCGGATCCGGCACACGTTCTGCATGCAGGAGAACGACTGGGGCTTCTCGTCGTTCATGAACTGGCAGGAGATACTGGACCCGGCGAACGGGTTCATCGAGAACGACACGATCACGCTGGAGGTGTACGTGAACGCGGAGCCGCCGCGCGGCATCTTCTGGGACTCGAAAAAGCACACCGGGTACGTGGGGCTGAAGAACCAGGGCGCCACCTGCTACATGAACTCGCTGCTGCAGACGCTCTACTTCACCAACCAGCTGCGGAAGGCGGTGTACAAGATGCCGACCGAGGCGGACGATGACTGCAAGTCGGTGGCGCTGGCGCTGCAGCGCGTCTTCCACGACCTGCAGACGCAGAACAAACCGGTCGGCACGAAGAAGCTGACCAAGAGCTTCGGCTGGGACGCGCTCGACTCGTTCATGCAGCACGACGTGCAGGAGTTTCTGCGCGTGCTGCTGGACAAGCTGGAGAACAAGATGAAGGGCACCAGCCTGGAGGGCACGATCCCGAAGCTGTTCGAGGGCAAGATGATCTCGTACATCAAGTGCCAGAACATCGACTACACGAGCCGGCGCACGGAAACGTTCTACGACATCCAGCTGAACATcaaggggaagaaaaacatCCAGGAATCGTTCAAGGACTACATCGCGACGGAGATCCTGGACGACGACAACAAGTACGACGCGGGCGAGCACGGCCTGCAGAAGGCGGAGAAGGGCATCCTGTTCATGAAGTTCCCGCCCGTGCTGCACCTGCACCTGATGCGCTTCCAGTACGATCCGATCTCGGACAATTCGGTCAAGTTTAACGATCGCTTCGAGTTCGACGAGAAGATCAACCTGGACCCGTTCCTGGAGTCGCACGAGGAGACGCCGGCCACGTACATACTGCACGCGGTGCTGGTCCACTCCGGCGACAACCACGGCGGCCACTACGTGGTCTACATCAACCCGAAGAACGACGGCAAGTGGTGCAAGTTCGACGACGATGTGGTGTGCCGGTGCAGCCGGAACGAGGCGATCGAGCAGAACTACGGCGGGCACGACAACGAGCTGAACATGCGCCACAGCAGCAACGCGTACATGCTGGTGTACGTGCGCGAATCGGTCGTGCACCAGGTGCTGGAGGAGGTGAAGGAGAGCGACATCCCGGAGGAGCTGCTCGAGCGGCTGAACGAGCAGCGGCGCATCCAGCAGGTGCGGCGCACGGAGCGCACCGAGGCGTCCAACTTCGTCAACCTGAACATCCTGCTCGCGGACTACATGGAGGTGCACCAGAAGTCGGACCTGTTCGACGCGACGACGGCCGCGTACCGCACGCTGAAGGTGCGCAAGACGACCGACCTTGCCTCGGTGGTGCAGCAGGTCGGGCGCGCGTTCAAGGTCGACCAGTACCGGCTGTGGGAGGTGAAGAAGCCCGCCAACCAGAAGCCGCACAAGTTCGAGTACATCGATCCGGCGTCGACGGAGACGTGCGCCAAGTACGCGTCGCCCGAGACGAAGCACTCGTGCACGATCTTCCTCGAGCTGCCGCTGCCGGGCCGGACCGAGCTCGAGCCGGTCAAAATCACGTTCGAGGACACGCTGCTGTTCTTCAAGTTCTACGATCCGGTGGAGAAGCGGCTGAACTACTGCGGCCACGGGCTGTACAAACCGTCGACGACGGTCGCCGAGCTGGTGCGCGGGCTGAACAAGCGCGCCTACTTCGAGCCGGACACCGAGCTGCAGCTGTACGAGGTGGTGGACATTAACAAGGCGCAGAAAATCACGGACCAGTTCCAGACGCTGCAGACCGCCCTGTCCTTCCTCTGCCACGGCACGATCGTGGTGTTCGAGAAGCTGCACCCGCCGCAGGACAATCTCGAGTTTCCGACGTGCGAGGCGTACTTCAAGGATCTGTTCTGCCGCATGGAGGTCATCTTTCTCGACACGCTCATCCCGAACGATACCGGCTTCACGCTCGACCTGTCGTCCGAGTCGACGTACGACCAGATCGCGAAGGCGGTCGGCCGCCGCATCAACGTCAACCCGTACGAGATACAGTTCTTCAAGAGCAAAAACTACAGCGACCTGCCCGGGCAGCCGCTGTCGCACAGCTACGCCGGCTCGCTGCGGGAGGTGCTGCAGTACAGCAAGACGAAAACGATCCGCAAGCTGTTCTACCAGAAGCTCTCGATCAACATCAACGAGCTGGAGAACAAGAAGCAGTTCCGCTGCCTCTACCTGATGCCGAACctgaaggaggagaaggagctgATCCTCTACCCGAACAAGAACGGTACCGTGCGCGACCTGCTCGAGGAGGCCCGGAAGGTGATCGAGTTTGCGGAGGCGAGCACGAAGCAGCTGCGGATTTCCGAGCTGTCGAAGAACCGGCTGTCGCCCGGGCCGGCCGACGATACGCCGCTCGACCAGCTGCACGACTACACCGAGAACCCGTTCGTGCAGAAGTCGAGCATCGGCAACCAGACGATGTACCGCATCGAGGAGGTGGCCGAGGACGAGGTGGCGCTCGGCGAGCACGAGATGCTCGTGCCGGTGCTGCACTTCACCAAGGACATCTCGAGCGTGTTCGGCATACCGTTCTTCATACGCACCGTGCAGGACGAAACGTTCGCCTCGCTGAAGGAGCGCATGAAGAAGAAGCTGGGCGTGTCGGACAAGGAGTGGGAGAAGTACCGGCTAGCGATCATCACCGAGCACATCGACTACATCGACGACGAGATGATACAGATCAAGCTGGAAACGTTCCGGGGCGATCCGAGCGACCCGCACTCCCGGACCTTCCTCGGGCTGGAGcacatcaacaaaaacaccaaacgCAGCAGGTTCAACTACATGGAAAAGGCGATCAAGATTTACAACTAGATATCCAGCAAGCaggagtgtgtgagagagagagatagagagagagagatagagatactAAATTTGCGCTTTACAGTGCTCAGTGAAAAGCCTTGTTTTCCCCCGCCCTCATCAGGATCATCGATCGAACGgttgtcgtcatcgtcatcgccgCTGCTATCATCACCACCGCCAACACAACCCCTCGACCTTTTTGTGGGCTGTTGAGTTGAGCCGCTGGAGGGGAGGGAATGTAGAAAGTATGTGAGTGTATTTGAAATAtcacgattttttgtttctattctGATCGGTTCATGTCCAATATCGAGGGCACGAAACGGTCATTTTAAAATGCAGCAGTGGTCCTCGGCCTTGCCAGAGGTCAATGCACACGATTTATTCTTGCTGCCGGCGAGACACTGATTGTACCATAGCAATGAATGTTgtgtaaaagagagagagagagtatgcaaaatacaaaagaaACGGATGAGACGAACTAGGTTCgacttcaacacacacacacacaaccggtTGAAGACAGTCAATAGGCGTGTTATCGTTCATTCTTAAATTGAATGGCCGGGAAAATCTTGTTGCATTGCCTCcatacatacactcacacccaCATCAGCAGATAAAAAACATCGAGATAGGAGGATGAAGCATTGTAAAATTAGCAATTACGTACGGACCTGTTTGCTTTTATGGGGAAAACTTATCGCAAAATTAAGGGGCGCCCCCAGCCCCAGTTAGGAACACCGCGCACAGCGAAACCGGAGAGCAAAGAAAAGGGTTGGTAGGAGCCAAACCTGTGCGTTCCCGGATGCgcgatttttttctgttgtcgCATACGGTGGGTGTGTTCTAAAATACTTTTAAAAGCGCTGAATAATGTTTCATTTTGGGCGCGCGCGCAAGCTTTATACTgctgttttgtgtgcttttggtTGTAGTTCGTTTATTATATGCTGCTTTTGTATACAGTTAATATAATTCTACTGaaattaatgtgttttttttgtgtctcgttgtgttttgtgtgtttcaatccggtgctgtgttttgtgtgtacaATTTTTGCTGTGGAAGCACGTTAAAAGACTCCCATTGCAGCAGGACAGCAACGGCAAGCAGACAGCGACGAACTCAGCACACAACCAGCCGATGCGTAAAAGAAGGTGCAGAAGGGTGGCGTGATATAGGTATGGTTTGTTAAGGGCGATCCATACCTATATCAGGCAGCGATGGCGATGGCGATCGCCAGACAAAGTCTTTACAAACGAAACccgaaccaaccaaccaatcaaCCATGATACAATTACTGCTGGCATAGAacgtaataataaaaaaatagcccagagtgtgtgtgtgtggggtgctTCTCTCGAGCAACAAGTGCCACAGGGAgattaaaaaagaagaagaaaaagagaactCCCCAGATGGCGGATTAGGAATTAAAACGAATTATGCAAACAGTTTAATATTATAGATAGTTGTGAGTGAAAGAGGAGATACAAGCAGATAAGTGTGCACGAGAGGACAGGCTAATaatgttgaacaaaaaaaaaatgataaaaactaaaacaaaatacataactgcacacaaacacacagaaataCGCGCGGCGTAAGAGATTTGCTGAGATGTGCTGAAGGCAAATTACAAGATAGGATGTACAGATGACACTGACGGCCAACAGAATGACGAACCTAGCGACCGGTTGGAGGGTTTAAAAAGTTGTCCAAGAACAGACGATAACTGCAGAGTGTtgatgcaaaacaaaaggtgATCTTGGCAATTTAAAGCTTATCTTTGTGTCGCATGTAAGCATCggctgagagagagagaggatagTAATTTGTTACTAGGAAGGGATTGCTTACGAAAAACACTGATGATGAGCATATTCTCTCTAACGAttatagaaaacaaacaaaacatcgatGGCGTAAAAAACCCAGCGGAGACGAATTAATAGAAGCTTAAAAAAGAGATACGATTAAAACTGAACGAGCGGTGAGAATTGTTGAGAATGAGGATGGATGAAGAAAGTCTGACTCTGCAGGCGCACGAAGCAAACGCAGCGCGCGATCGACAGCAAGACCAAGCCAGCATATGAACGCGCACGTTTAGTACTGATGATCACAGCTCTGCCCCAGTTACTGATTTATAACTTTAAAACAAATGTCTAATAAGAATATTTTGCTAGCTTAGTGCGTAGCATGGAGAAAGCGAGGgacgacagagagagagcgagaggtaGACGGTCTAGAAAGACAGAAAACAGACACGAAAACCCTGCCCAATGATCATcatggaagagagagagagtaagttCAAGCTGTCGGTGTGTAGTAGCAGTTCTCGTGACTTTCATACACAACGTCGACAGCCCCCCTAGCCTTGCGAGGTGAGGATTCTAGACAACTTACGTGCACTTACTAAAAACGCAGAAATCCTTAGCTCTTGCTCTTCTGTGTATTTGCGTGTGTAAACGAAGAGGATGGTTCTTCATGCCCGCCCCCTCCGAAACCACAGACAGAGAATGTTGGCACACAGGAAATTGAGTTATAGAGAGTTGGAACACGCAGTTTTGAACGATTGACTGTCGCCGTCACCGCCGCTCAGAGACTAGGAAAGATTAAGCAACATTAAagaggaaaattaaaaaaaaaaataaacaaaaagaaagtgcAAGAAGTCATTGCGAAATggtataaacaaaaaatgcaagcaactgaacaaaaaaaaataataaaaaggttacaaaaataaatgctACTTGTTTTCTATTCTACCTTGGCATATATGCGTGCTTTATtagttgtttatgtttttcttttttgttcgtgaataatttttactttttacttcTTTTAGAATGTatattgatgttttttttatatttatttcttattctttattttcaaattttcaaaataatcaaGTATTTCAGAGGGTTTCAGGGGTTATCATAATTTTGGGCCACATTCTTGA
Proteins encoded:
- the LOC3291738 gene encoding ubiquitin carboxyl-terminal hydrolase 7 isoform X1, with the protein product MTSPEPDPAEPKPKHCKLSHSSAMDFDKTVEAMDTQDDNEIDPPNIQNLTNAVAAAPPAPTSEAVVAAVAAAAVAAANGASADGGGEAMALDDQDFLNDEVRSEATFSYVITKFSRLTESILSPPVYVRNLPWKILAMPRNNDNSVSPAKGLGFFLQCNGESTSNNWNCSASAELRLLKADRSAEPFIRRIRHTFCMQENDWGFSSFMNWQEILDPANGFIENDTITLEVYVNAEPPRGIFWDSKKHTGYVGLKNQGATCYMNSLLQTLYFTNQLRKAVYKMPTEADDDCKSVALALQRVFHDLQTQNKPVGTKKLTKSFGWDALDSFMQHDVQEFLRVLLDKLENKMKGTSLEGTIPKLFEGKMISYIKCQNIDYTSRRTETFYDIQLNIKGKKNIQESFKDYIATEILDDDNKYDAGEHGLQKAEKGILFMKFPPVLHLHLMRFQYDPISDNSVKFNDRFEFDEKINLDPFLESHEETPATYILHAVLVHSGDNHGGHYVVYINPKNDGKWCKFDDDVVCRCSRNEAIEQNYGGHDNELNMRHSSNAYMLVYVRESVVHQVLEEVKESDIPEELLERLNEQRRIQQVRRTERTEASNFVNLNILLADYMEVHQKSDLFDATTAAYRTLKVRKTTDLASVVQQVGRAFKVDQYRLWEVKKPANQKPHKFEYIDPASTETCAKYASPETKHSCTIFLELPLPGRTELEPVKITFEDTLLFFKFYDPVEKRLNYCGHGLYKPSTTVAELVRGLNKRAYFEPDTELQLYEVVDINKAQKITDQFQTLQTALSFLCHGTIVVFEKLHPPQDNLEFPTCEAYFKDLFCRMEVIFLDTLIPNDTGFTLDLSSESTYDQIAKAVGRRINVNPYEIQFFKSKNYSDLPGQPLSHSYAGSLREVLQYSKTKTIRKLFYQKLSININELENKKQFRCLYLMPNLKEEKELILYPNKNGTVRDLLEEARKVIEFAEASTKQLRISELSKNRLSPGPADDTPLDQLHDYTENPFVQKSSIGNQTMYRIEEVAEDEVALGEHEMLVPVLHFTKDISSVFGIPFFIRTVQDETFASLKERMKKKLGVSDKEWEKYRLAIITEHIDYIDDEMIQIKLETFRGDPSDPHSRTFLGLEHINKNTKRSRFNYMEKAIKIYN
- the LOC3291738 gene encoding ubiquitin carboxyl-terminal hydrolase 7 isoform X2, which codes for MDFDKTVEAMDTQDDNEIDPPNIQNLTNAVAAAPPAPTSEAVVAAVAAAAVAAANGASADGGGEAMALDDQDFLNDEVRSEATFSYVITKFSRLTESILSPPVYVRNLPWKILAMPRNNDNSVSPAKGLGFFLQCNGESTSNNWNCSASAELRLLKADRSAEPFIRRIRHTFCMQENDWGFSSFMNWQEILDPANGFIENDTITLEVYVNAEPPRGIFWDSKKHTGYVGLKNQGATCYMNSLLQTLYFTNQLRKAVYKMPTEADDDCKSVALALQRVFHDLQTQNKPVGTKKLTKSFGWDALDSFMQHDVQEFLRVLLDKLENKMKGTSLEGTIPKLFEGKMISYIKCQNIDYTSRRTETFYDIQLNIKGKKNIQESFKDYIATEILDDDNKYDAGEHGLQKAEKGILFMKFPPVLHLHLMRFQYDPISDNSVKFNDRFEFDEKINLDPFLESHEETPATYILHAVLVHSGDNHGGHYVVYINPKNDGKWCKFDDDVVCRCSRNEAIEQNYGGHDNELNMRHSSNAYMLVYVRESVVHQVLEEVKESDIPEELLERLNEQRRIQQVRRTERTEASNFVNLNILLADYMEVHQKSDLFDATTAAYRTLKVRKTTDLASVVQQVGRAFKVDQYRLWEVKKPANQKPHKFEYIDPASTETCAKYASPETKHSCTIFLELPLPGRTELEPVKITFEDTLLFFKFYDPVEKRLNYCGHGLYKPSTTVAELVRGLNKRAYFEPDTELQLYEVVDINKAQKITDQFQTLQTALSFLCHGTIVVFEKLHPPQDNLEFPTCEAYFKDLFCRMEVIFLDTLIPNDTGFTLDLSSESTYDQIAKAVGRRINVNPYEIQFFKSKNYSDLPGQPLSHSYAGSLREVLQYSKTKTIRKLFYQKLSININELENKKQFRCLYLMPNLKEEKELILYPNKNGTVRDLLEEARKVIEFAEASTKQLRISELSKNRLSPGPADDTPLDQLHDYTENPFVQKSSIGNQTMYRIEEVAEDEVALGEHEMLVPVLHFTKDISSVFGIPFFIRTVQDETFASLKERMKKKLGVSDKEWEKYRLAIITEHIDYIDDEMIQIKLETFRGDPSDPHSRTFLGLEHINKNTKRSRFNYMEKAIKIYN